In a genomic window of Vibrio marisflavi CECT 7928:
- a CDS encoding DUF3024 domain-containing protein yields MSLVSMLQRQVESRALIVCSNRNQGVPVELGGKSNFETIDNGVEFVVEHYLLDSAHCDYMSSVARVEWSESRDCWLLLVPRSDEAGDHWLPYPHLSQSKDLTAIMREIEKDPYASFW; encoded by the coding sequence ATGAGTTTAGTGAGTATGTTGCAGCGCCAAGTAGAGAGCAGGGCACTGATTGTTTGTTCGAATAGAAATCAGGGTGTTCCAGTGGAGCTGGGCGGCAAATCAAACTTTGAAACGATTGATAATGGAGTTGAGTTTGTTGTCGAGCACTACCTACTAGATTCTGCACATTGTGATTACATGAGCTCAGTTGCTAGAGTCGAGTGGAGTGAAAGTCGTGATTGCTGGCTGTTGCTTGTTCCGCGTTCTGATGAAGCTGGCGATCACTGGTTACCATACCCGCATTTATCACAGAGCAAAGACCTCACTGCAATTATGCGAGAAATTGAAAAAGATCCCTACGCATCTTTCTGGTAA
- the xylB gene encoding xylulokinase, whose amino-acid sequence MYIGIDLGTSGIKAIVLDESGIIVASKTEPLRVYRPKDLWSEQNPEHWWTALNKAVLGLKEQVDLSNIISIGLSGQMHGATLIDANGEVIRPCILWNDGRSAQECLEIEEMVPNCRDITGNMVMSGFTAPKLLWVKRNEPENFARIDKVLLPKDYLRFRMSGDFATDMSDAAGTSWLDVKNRCWSDKMLSATGLTQRHMPQLYEGTEVTGLLSNELANKWGMPCVPIVAGAGDNAAGAIGVGIVEQGQAMLSLGTSGVYFSVTDTFTSDPENALHSFCHAIPNKWHTMSVMLSAASCLAWFAKTAEFADVKEMIEEAEKAQSSESILFLPYLSGERTPHNDPQAKGAFFGLTPATTREQMALAILEGVGFALADCMDVLHEASGFPNDISLIGGGARSVFWRQMLADIFGIAVSYRVGGDVGPALGAARLAHVGVKPEKDISSICPITSLVQTYQPVPDKHNQYMFKRRKFNELYSRLKGFSF is encoded by the coding sequence ATGTATATTGGAATCGATTTAGGCACATCTGGAATCAAAGCCATTGTATTGGACGAAAGCGGTATTATTGTCGCTTCAAAAACCGAACCTTTAAGAGTCTATCGCCCGAAAGATTTATGGTCGGAGCAAAATCCTGAGCATTGGTGGACAGCGTTAAACAAGGCAGTTCTAGGCTTAAAAGAGCAAGTTGACCTATCGAATATCATCTCTATCGGCCTGTCCGGGCAGATGCATGGCGCGACATTAATAGATGCCAATGGAGAGGTTATTCGCCCATGTATTTTGTGGAATGATGGCCGTAGTGCGCAAGAGTGCTTAGAAATAGAAGAAATGGTTCCTAATTGTCGCGATATTACGGGCAATATGGTGATGTCAGGGTTTACAGCTCCTAAGTTACTTTGGGTGAAAAGAAATGAGCCAGAAAACTTCGCACGTATCGATAAGGTGTTACTACCAAAAGATTATCTTCGTTTTCGTATGTCGGGAGATTTTGCGACAGACATGTCTGATGCAGCAGGAACTAGCTGGTTAGATGTAAAAAACCGTTGTTGGAGCGATAAGATGCTCTCGGCAACAGGCTTAACACAGCGACATATGCCTCAGTTATATGAAGGTACTGAGGTTACTGGGCTGCTTAGCAATGAGTTGGCGAACAAGTGGGGTATGCCTTGTGTTCCAATCGTTGCTGGTGCAGGTGACAATGCGGCAGGTGCCATTGGCGTTGGTATTGTTGAGCAAGGACAGGCAATGCTATCTCTCGGTACTTCTGGGGTTTATTTCTCTGTGACAGATACCTTTACGTCAGACCCTGAAAATGCACTCCATTCGTTTTGTCACGCTATCCCAAACAAATGGCACACGATGAGCGTGATGCTTAGTGCAGCGTCTTGTTTAGCTTGGTTTGCAAAAACAGCAGAATTTGCTGATGTTAAAGAGATGATAGAAGAGGCTGAGAAAGCCCAGAGCTCAGAGTCAATCCTATTCTTACCTTATTTAAGTGGTGAGCGTACTCCCCATAATGACCCGCAGGCAAAAGGTGCATTCTTCGGCTTAACCCCAGCAACGACGCGCGAACAAATGGCTCTAGCGATACTTGAAGGGGTAGGTTTTGCTTTAGCAGATTGTATGGATGTACTGCATGAGGCCAGTGGTTTTCCAAACGACATATCTCTTATTGGTGGCGGCGCTCGTTCTGTCTTCTGGCGTCAAATGTTAGCAGACATATTTGGTATTGCAGTATCGTACCGTGTTGGTGGCGATGTTGGCCCCGCATTAGGAGCCGCTAGATTGGCACATGTTGGTGTTAAACCAGAAAAAGACATTTCTTCTATCTGCCCGATTACTTCTCTTGTACAAACTTACCAACCTGTGCCAGATAAGCACAATCAATACATGTTCAAACGACGCAAGTTCAATGAATTGTATAGTCGGCTAAAGGGCTTTTCTTTTTAA
- the hutZ gene encoding heme utilization protein HutZ: MTLSDEDRQERLQGILEAEIEDFVAQCKTLQLATVDEQGNPNVSYSPFVRNQFGYFILISLLARHAQNISSNSQVSMMMIEDEATAKQIYARKRLTFDATGVRVQRETKLWQQVVKQMMERFGDIVADLTQLNDFNLIQFQPDQGLFVKGFGQAYQLTGEELVSTQPVRGRGNSSH, from the coding sequence ATGACTTTATCGGATGAAGATCGGCAAGAGCGTTTGCAAGGCATATTGGAGGCGGAAATTGAGGATTTCGTCGCTCAATGTAAAACACTCCAATTGGCAACGGTAGACGAGCAAGGAAATCCGAATGTGAGTTATTCTCCGTTTGTACGTAATCAATTCGGTTATTTCATTCTCATTTCTTTGCTGGCGCGTCACGCGCAAAATATTAGCAGTAATTCTCAAGTGTCTATGATGATGATTGAAGATGAAGCTACTGCGAAACAAATCTACGCGCGTAAACGATTAACATTTGATGCAACCGGGGTTAGAGTTCAACGTGAGACTAAGCTTTGGCAACAAGTTGTGAAACAAATGATGGAGCGGTTTGGTGACATCGTAGCTGATCTGACTCAGCTCAATGACTTCAACTTGATCCAGTTTCAGCCGGATCAGGGCCTTTTTGTTAAAGGCTTCGGCCAGGCTTATCAGTTAACGGGAGAGGAGTTAGTTTCTACGCAACCCGTTCGAGGTCGTGGCAACAGCAGTCATTAG
- the rnb gene encoding exoribonuclease II, whose amino-acid sequence MFQDNPLLAQLKQQIQETLPKKEGTIKATDKGFGFLEVDSKTSFFIPPPYMKKCMHGDKVIAIIRTEKEKEVAEPEELVEQSLTRFIGRIKMFKGKLNVTPDHPQLKKQSLKAKVKKGLNPEHFAEGDWVVANLIRHPLKGDNSFFVEVTEKITDSDDKIAPWWVTLAQNDLPNSEPEGIENWELKDDADLERVDMTHVPFVTIDGESTKDMDDALYAETTESGDIKLTIAIADPTAYIMPEDSMDKVARERGFTIYLPGRNIPMLPRDLADDKCSLLENEERPALCCTVTVAKDGSIQEDIKFFAANIKSHARLVYDHVSDWLETGSSNDLQPSEQIAQVVKDLHKLSEARSAWREKNAVVFPDRPDYRFELSEDNDVIAIHADLRRTANRLVEEAMITANICAGSALKEAFGCGVFNCHSGFKPEKLKDIIELINPNGELPFTEESIQTLEGFAALRRWLSVQDTSYLDNRIRKSQAYSEISAEPLPHYAMGLDIYATWTSPIRKYGDMINHRMLKSMIMGKPASQKPDESVGEELAIHKKHHKIAERNVADWLYARTLANEPANGTKFTGEIFDINRAGMRIRILENGASAFIPGSLIIDNKERIDINPDEGTIAIDKEVNYRLGDTLEVVLSEVNQANRSLVAKPTYVFADNVQKAEEASESN is encoded by the coding sequence ATGTTCCAAGATAACCCTCTACTCGCTCAGCTAAAACAACAAATACAAGAAACCCTACCTAAGAAAGAAGGGACCATCAAAGCTACTGATAAAGGCTTTGGCTTTCTCGAAGTAGACAGTAAAACCAGCTTCTTTATCCCACCACCGTATATGAAAAAATGTATGCATGGTGACAAGGTCATCGCGATCATTCGCACAGAGAAAGAAAAAGAAGTAGCTGAACCAGAGGAACTTGTTGAACAAAGCCTGACTCGTTTCATCGGCCGTATCAAAATGTTCAAGGGCAAGCTCAATGTTACCCCTGATCACCCTCAGTTGAAAAAACAATCACTGAAAGCAAAAGTAAAAAAAGGTCTGAATCCAGAGCACTTCGCAGAAGGCGACTGGGTTGTTGCAAACCTGATTCGCCATCCTCTTAAAGGTGACAACTCATTTTTCGTTGAAGTTACGGAAAAAATCACTGACTCAGATGACAAGATCGCTCCATGGTGGGTAACGCTTGCTCAAAACGACCTGCCAAATAGCGAACCAGAAGGTATTGAAAACTGGGAACTAAAAGACGACGCCGATCTTGAGCGTGTTGATATGACACATGTTCCTTTCGTCACTATCGATGGTGAAAGCACTAAGGATATGGACGATGCGTTGTATGCAGAGACTACCGAATCTGGCGATATTAAACTAACCATCGCTATCGCTGATCCAACCGCTTACATCATGCCGGAAGACTCCATGGACAAAGTCGCTCGCGAACGCGGCTTTACTATCTATCTACCTGGCAGAAACATCCCGATGTTGCCAAGAGACCTTGCTGATGACAAGTGTTCACTACTAGAAAATGAAGAGCGCCCAGCTCTTTGCTGTACAGTGACCGTAGCAAAAGACGGTTCAATTCAAGAGGACATCAAGTTCTTCGCAGCAAATATCAAATCACATGCTCGCCTTGTGTACGATCACGTTTCAGACTGGCTTGAAACTGGCTCCTCTAATGATTTGCAGCCAAGCGAACAAATTGCGCAGGTCGTTAAAGATCTACATAAGCTATCTGAAGCTCGTTCTGCTTGGCGTGAAAAGAATGCTGTTGTGTTCCCAGATAGACCAGACTACCGTTTTGAGCTAAGTGAAGATAACGATGTTATTGCTATTCACGCAGATTTACGTCGCACTGCTAACCGACTAGTCGAAGAAGCAATGATCACTGCGAATATCTGTGCTGGGTCAGCACTAAAAGAAGCATTTGGCTGTGGCGTGTTTAACTGTCATTCAGGGTTTAAGCCTGAAAAATTGAAAGATATTATTGAGCTAATCAATCCTAATGGCGAGCTGCCGTTTACAGAAGAGAGCATTCAAACACTTGAAGGCTTCGCTGCGCTGCGCCGTTGGTTGAGCGTTCAAGATACTAGCTACCTTGACAACCGTATACGCAAATCTCAAGCATACAGTGAGATCAGCGCCGAACCGCTACCTCACTATGCGATGGGTTTGGATATCTACGCGACTTGGACTTCTCCAATTCGTAAATACGGTGACATGATTAACCATCGCATGTTGAAATCGATGATCATGGGTAAACCTGCTTCTCAAAAACCTGATGAAAGTGTTGGCGAAGAACTGGCTATCCATAAAAAACACCACAAGATTGCAGAGCGAAACGTTGCTGACTGGCTTTACGCTCGTACTTTAGCGAACGAGCCCGCAAATGGTACCAAATTCACCGGTGAGATCTTTGATATTAACCGAGCAGGCATGCGTATCCGCATTCTAGAAAATGGCGCTTCTGCCTTTATTCCTGGCTCATTGATTATCGACAACAAAGAGCGTATCGATATCAATCCGGACGAAGGCACAATTGCCATTGATAAAGAAGTGAATTACCGCTTAGGTGATACTCTTGAAGTTGTACTGAGCGAAGTAAACCAAGCAAATCGCAGCTTGGTTGCAAAACCTACGTATGTCTTCGCTGACAATGTTCAAAAAGCAGAAGAAGCTTCTGAGTCTAACTAA
- a CDS encoding DEAD/DEAH box helicase encodes MQDTAIQFSELALNDSILSALEGMGFTSPTPIQAAAIPHLLEGKDALGKAQTGTGKTAAFSLPLLNKLNLEQRKPQAIVLAPTRELAIQVAAEIKNLGQNVRGLKVLEIYGGASIVDQMRALKSGAHIVVGTPGRVQDLINRDRLHLDEVHTFVLDEADEMLNMGFVDDVTWIMEQAPESAQRVLFSATMPPMLKNIVERFLRNPEHIDVAGKNHTVDKVEQQFWVVKGVEKDEAMTRLLETEETDASIVFVRTRQDTERLADWLSARGFKAAALHGDIPQSLRERVVDHIKQGVIDILVATDVVARGLDVPRITHVFNYDIPFDVESYIHRIGRTGRAGRKGKAILLVRTNQIRMLRTIERVTKSSMEEIQLPLRDKVAEARLIKLGAELEAEKEHKALDKFAELIEKLQESLDIDTTTLAAMLLKRQQGKRPLFYTGPDPMIEAIERDKQRRKERRENGRDGGRRNFNNADWETYQLQVGREQGVQVKDIVGALANELGLTKGSIGAIKLAQGHTFVQLPKSMNSEASNKLRKLRIRQKEVGAVVCDFDDFRESRGRRDGGRRDGGHRGSRDGNFRGGRDGNRGNRERRFDRNKGGDNRGAHRGERGHSRARSFES; translated from the coding sequence ATGCAAGATACTGCAATACAATTCAGCGAACTCGCTTTAAATGATTCTATTCTTTCAGCACTAGAAGGTATGGGATTTACAAGTCCAACTCCTATTCAAGCTGCGGCTATACCTCACCTACTAGAAGGTAAGGACGCTCTTGGTAAAGCACAGACAGGTACAGGTAAAACTGCGGCTTTCTCTTTACCTCTTCTAAATAAACTAAACCTTGAACAGCGTAAACCTCAAGCGATTGTACTAGCTCCAACTCGTGAGCTTGCAATTCAGGTTGCTGCGGAAATCAAGAACCTTGGTCAAAATGTACGTGGATTGAAAGTTCTAGAAATCTACGGCGGTGCTTCAATCGTTGACCAAATGCGTGCACTAAAATCTGGTGCTCACATCGTTGTTGGTACACCTGGTCGTGTTCAAGATCTGATTAACCGTGATCGTCTACACCTAGACGAAGTCCACACTTTCGTTCTTGATGAAGCAGACGAAATGTTGAACATGGGCTTTGTTGATGATGTAACTTGGATCATGGAACAAGCACCAGAGTCAGCACAACGCGTACTATTTTCTGCAACTATGCCTCCAATGCTTAAAAACATTGTTGAGCGCTTCTTGCGTAACCCTGAGCACATTGACGTTGCTGGTAAAAACCACACTGTCGATAAAGTTGAACAACAGTTCTGGGTTGTAAAAGGTGTAGAAAAAGACGAAGCAATGACTCGTCTTTTAGAGACGGAAGAAACTGACGCATCTATTGTGTTTGTTCGTACTCGTCAAGATACTGAACGTTTAGCTGATTGGCTATCTGCTCGCGGCTTCAAAGCGGCGGCACTACACGGTGATATTCCTCAGTCTCTACGTGAGCGTGTAGTTGACCATATCAAGCAAGGCGTTATCGATATTCTAGTAGCAACAGACGTTGTTGCTCGTGGTCTTGATGTACCACGTATTACACACGTATTTAACTACGATATCCCATTTGATGTAGAGTCATACATCCACCGTATCGGTCGTACGGGCCGTGCTGGACGTAAAGGTAAAGCGATCCTATTGGTTCGCACTAACCAAATTCGTATGCTTCGCACAATTGAGCGCGTAACGAAATCATCTATGGAAGAAATTCAACTTCCACTTCGCGATAAAGTTGCAGAAGCTCGTTTGATTAAGTTGGGCGCAGAGCTTGAAGCTGAGAAAGAGCACAAAGCACTTGATAAATTTGCTGAGCTTATCGAGAAGCTGCAAGAGTCTCTAGACATCGATACGACAACTTTGGCTGCTATGTTGCTGAAGCGCCAGCAAGGTAAACGTCCATTGTTCTACACTGGCCCAGATCCGATGATCGAAGCTATCGAGCGTGACAAGCAACGTCGTAAAGAGCGTCGTGAAAATGGTCGTGATGGCGGTCGTCGCAACTTCAACAACGCTGATTGGGAAACTTATCAGCTACAAGTTGGCCGTGAGCAAGGTGTACAAGTTAAAGATATCGTTGGCGCTCTAGCTAATGAGCTTGGCCTAACAAAAGGTTCTATTGGTGCAATTAAACTTGCTCAAGGACATACTTTTGTTCAGCTTCCAAAATCAATGAACTCAGAAGCATCAAACAAACTTCGTAAGCTGCGTATTCGTCAGAAAGAAGTGGGTGCGGTAGTGTGTGACTTTGATGACTTCCGTGAGTCTCGTGGACGCCGTGATGGTGGACGTAGAGATGGTGGCCATCGTGGTAGCCGCGACGGAAACTTCCGTGGTGGACGTGATGGCAACCGTGGTAACCGTGAGCGTCGCTTCGATCGCAACAAAGGCGGTGACAATCGTGGCGCACACCGAGGCGAACGTGGCCACAGCCGTGCACGTAGCTTCGAAAGCTAA